A part of Hydrogenobacter sp. T-8 genomic DNA contains:
- a CDS encoding NifU family protein, with product MAMPTWEEVEAVLDEIRPALRFDGGDVELVDIKEDGTVLVRMVGACSGCGMSVLTLKAGIERALKNKFPEIKEVKDVNMDIPMTFGF from the coding sequence ATGGCAATGCCAACTTGGGAAGAGGTAGAGGCTGTTCTTGATGAAATAAGACCAGCTCTTAGGTTTGATGGTGGAGATGTTGAACTTGTAGACATAAAAGAAGATGGCACTGTGCTTGTGAGAATGGTGGGAGCTTGCTCAGGCTGTGGTATGTCTGTGCTTACACTAAAGGCAGGCATAGAGAGAGCCCTCAAAAACAAGTTCCCAGAAATAAAAGAGGTCAAGGATGTGAACATGGATATTCCTATGACCTTTGGATTCTGA
- a CDS encoding dihydrolipoyl dehydrogenase family protein produces MYDLVIVGAGSGGYEGALYAHRRGMKVALVELSPETVGGNCLNRGCIPSKYMRHGAYMLDKFQRLPEYGISLKGYDLNMQALKKGRDRVVLTIRENFKKFAEHLKIPIFYGKGILKDANIVVVEPEGVELKAKYILLATGSSTTSVGNLVPDGRYIFDTDQIWSLEDFPRRILILGGGAVGVEFAYIFRMYGSEVVLVELKDRLLPTPDIPEESSRYLARKLRKIGVDIRLKTTLKGWGVSGSQVKAFLSDDSEVQADLILLGVGRKPNTEGIGLEQLGIEKDSRGFVKVNQFCQTNIPNIYACGDITSPLMLAHKSMYEAKVAISHMLGDRDMVRNEGLVPKIIYSAYEIASVGLTEDQAEEEGYEVRVGVVSFVPNPKAMDDGENEGFVRLVASEDGKILGCHILGPHAGELLHQVLHLMKADLGVDFLSKAMYSHPSLSESIVQAGMEVHFGPITWAKRH; encoded by the coding sequence ATGTATGACCTTGTCATTGTGGGTGCAGGTAGTGGTGGCTATGAGGGTGCACTATACGCACACAGAAGAGGTATGAAGGTTGCCCTTGTGGAGCTAAGTCCAGAAACGGTGGGAGGAAACTGTCTAAACAGAGGGTGCATACCCTCCAAGTATATGAGGCATGGTGCTTATATGTTGGATAAATTTCAAAGGCTTCCAGAGTATGGAATATCTCTCAAGGGCTATGACCTAAACATGCAAGCACTCAAAAAGGGAAGGGACAGGGTGGTGCTCACTATAAGAGAAAACTTTAAAAAGTTTGCGGAGCATCTAAAGATTCCCATATTCTATGGCAAAGGCATCCTCAAAGACGCTAATATTGTAGTGGTTGAGCCCGAAGGGGTTGAGCTTAAGGCAAAGTATATACTTTTGGCTACTGGGTCATCTACAACCTCTGTTGGCAACCTAGTGCCCGACGGAAGATATATCTTTGACACAGACCAAATATGGTCTTTGGAGGACTTCCCAAGGAGAATCCTTATATTAGGTGGTGGTGCGGTGGGCGTGGAGTTTGCCTACATATTTAGGATGTATGGCTCTGAGGTGGTCTTGGTGGAGCTAAAAGACAGACTTTTACCTACTCCAGACATACCAGAAGAGTCCTCTCGCTATCTTGCCAGAAAGCTAAGGAAGATAGGTGTAGATATAAGGCTCAAAACCACGCTCAAAGGCTGGGGGGTATCAGGCTCGCAGGTGAAGGCTTTTCTTTCCGATGACTCTGAAGTTCAAGCAGACCTTATCCTGCTTGGTGTAGGAAGAAAGCCCAACACGGAAGGCATAGGTCTTGAACAGTTAGGTATTGAAAAAGACTCCAGAGGCTTTGTAAAGGTAAACCAGTTTTGTCAAACAAACATCCCCAACATATACGCCTGTGGAGATATAACTTCTCCTTTGATGCTCGCTCACAAGTCCATGTATGAGGCGAAGGTTGCCATAAGCCACATGCTCGGAGACAGAGACATGGTTAGAAACGAAGGGCTAGTTCCTAAGATAATTTACTCCGCCTATGAAATCGCCAGTGTGGGTCTTACAGAAGACCAAGCGGAAGAAGAAGGCTATGAGGTAAGGGTAGGCGTGGTATCCTTTGTTCCCAATCCGAAGGCTATGGATGACGGAGAAAACGAAGGCTTTGTAAGGCTTGTGGCAAGCGAAGATGGAAAGATATTGGGTTGTCATATACTTGGTCCACATGCGGGAGAGCTTCTCCACCAAGTATTGCACCTCATGAAGGCAGACCTTGGAGTGGACTTTCTTTCAAAAGCCATGTATTCTCATCCCTCTCTCTCAGAGTCCATAGTTCAAGCAGGCATGGAAGTGCACTTTGGACCCATAACCTGGGCAAAAAGGCATTAG
- a CDS encoding DsrE family protein has protein sequence MDRRGFFKWISLFTSVPLINKFAQASPQKLDMSQVKKDAEIGVVYHCDFPQEDRFRTMLRNIGNHLSVYDFNPMKIKIVVVAHGPGVKFFMKDLSGTPWEKESIKLQELYEEEKSLSTYGVEYLICNITLQRLRLDANKLHEFTKIVPSGVGMIGHLQAVERFAYIKVQ, from the coding sequence ATGGACAGAAGAGGTTTTTTTAAGTGGATTTCTTTGTTTACTTCTGTGCCTTTGATAAACAAATTTGCACAAGCATCGCCACAGAAACTTGATATGTCACAGGTCAAAAAAGATGCGGAGATAGGTGTTGTTTATCACTGTGATTTTCCTCAGGAGGATAGGTTTAGAACCATGCTTAGAAATATAGGGAATCATCTTTCTGTTTACGACTTCAATCCTATGAAAATAAAGATTGTGGTAGTAGCCCACGGACCCGGAGTAAAGTTTTTCATGAAGGACCTCTCAGGCACTCCTTGGGAAAAGGAATCTATAAAACTTCAAGAACTTTACGAGGAGGAGAAATCCCTTTCCACATATGGAGTTGAATATCTTATTTGTAATATAACCCTCCAAAGGTTGAGGCTTGATGCTAATAAACTGCACGAATTCACAAAGATAGTTCCCTCTGGCGTTGGGATGATAGGGCATCTTCAGGCAGTTGAGCGGTTTGCCTACATAAAGGTTCAGTAG
- a CDS encoding superoxide dismutase gives MPVHKVEPKNHLKPSNLNGISNEQIEPHFEAHYKGYVTKYNEIQEKLADLNFSDRSKANQNYSEFRELKVEETFNYMGVVLHELYFGHLGAKGQPSEALKKKVEEDFGSWDACIQEIKATGIAFRGWAILGLDIFSGRLVVNGLDAHNVYNYTGLIPIIVLDTYEHAYYVDQKNKRPPYIDAFLQNLNWEVINERFEKAMKAYEALKDFVK, from the coding sequence ATGCCTGTGCATAAGGTAGAACCAAAGAACCATCTTAAGCCTTCAAACCTAAATGGCATTTCCAACGAGCAGATTGAACCCCACTTTGAAGCCCACTATAAGGGCTATGTGACTAAATACAATGAGATCCAAGAAAAGCTCGCAGACCTTAACTTCTCTGACAGAAGCAAAGCAAACCAGAACTATTCCGAGTTCAGAGAGCTAAAGGTGGAGGAAACCTTCAACTACATGGGCGTTGTCCTTCACGAGCTTTATTTTGGTCATCTTGGTGCAAAGGGACAGCCTTCAGAAGCCCTCAAAAAGAAGGTAGAAGAAGACTTTGGCTCATGGGATGCCTGTATTCAGGAGATAAAGGCAACAGGTATAGCCTTCAGAGGTTGGGCTATCCTCGGACTTGATATATTCTCTGGCAGGCTTGTGGTAAACGGTCTTGATGCTCACAATGTTTACAACTATACAGGGCTTATCCCTATCATAGTTCTTGACACCTATGAACACGCCTACTATGTGGACCAAAAGAACAAGAGACCTCCTTACATTGACGCCTTCCTCCAGAACCTAAACTGGGAAGTTATAAACGAAAGGTTTGAAAAGGCTATGAAGGCTTATGAAGCCCTCAAGGATTTTGTGAAATAA
- a CDS encoding type III PLP-dependent enzyme, which yields MLKETIDPLSLQYENTRRYFTEFISQREHLLPYLKPQKTPLLLMDLQGIKSRYIEVKYHFSQFKVYYAVKANDHVDILKTLAELGSGFEVASSEELKKVLELGVKPERIISSNPVKPMDFIAYAYEKGINRFVVDSFTEVEKLTKTAPRSRVYARLVVPNEGSDWPLSKKFGVDVDTALDILEYAQSKGLIPYGITFHVGSQCNNFRNWLIGIKKASELWQKAKLRGLRLQMLNMGGGLPVRYTYEALRIEDIAYYVKGLLQKFMPSLPHELQIEPGRGIVGDQGIMVCRVIGKAKRGEENWLYIDTGVFNGLAEALGGIRYPFYLERDGELKEWTIGGVSCDSMDVVARMVPLPEPEVGDYLYILSAGAYTTVYAAEFNGFPEPEVLCL from the coding sequence ATGCTAAAAGAAACCATAGACCCCTTGTCTTTGCAATACGAAAATACCCGCAGGTATTTTACGGAGTTCATCTCCCAAAGAGAGCATCTGCTTCCTTACCTAAAGCCACAGAAAACCCCTCTGCTACTTATGGACCTTCAGGGTATAAAAAGCAGATATATAGAGGTAAAGTATCACTTTTCTCAGTTTAAGGTTTACTATGCGGTAAAGGCTAACGACCATGTGGACATTCTTAAGACCCTTGCGGAGCTTGGCTCTGGTTTTGAGGTGGCTTCTTCAGAGGAGCTAAAAAAAGTCTTAGAGCTTGGAGTAAAGCCAGAAAGGATAATCTCCAGCAATCCTGTAAAGCCTATGGACTTTATAGCCTATGCCTACGAGAAGGGGATAAACAGGTTCGTAGTGGACTCTTTCACAGAGGTAGAGAAGCTGACAAAGACAGCTCCAAGGTCAAGGGTATACGCAAGGCTTGTGGTTCCCAACGAGGGGAGCGACTGGCCTCTTTCAAAGAAGTTTGGTGTGGATGTGGATACAGCCCTTGACATATTGGAATATGCCCAGAGCAAAGGTCTTATTCCTTACGGTATCACCTTCCATGTGGGGTCTCAGTGCAACAACTTTAGAAACTGGCTCATAGGTATAAAGAAAGCCAGCGAGCTTTGGCAGAAGGCAAAACTCAGAGGTCTGAGACTTCAGATGCTAAACATGGGTGGTGGTTTGCCAGTGAGGTATACCTACGAAGCCCTTAGGATAGAAGATATAGCTTACTATGTAAAGGGGCTACTTCAGAAGTTTATGCCTTCACTTCCCCATGAGCTTCAAATAGAGCCGGGCAGGGGTATAGTGGGAGACCAAGGCATTATGGTTTGTAGGGTTATAGGAAAGGCTAAGAGGGGCGAGGAAAACTGGCTTTACATAGACACGGGAGTCTTCAACGGTCTTGCGGAAGCCCTCGGAGGTATAAGGTATCCCTTCTACCTTGAAAGAGATGGAGAGCTAAAGGAGTGGACAATAGGTGGTGTTTCTTGCGATAGCATGGATGTGGTTGCACGCATGGTGCCACTGCCTGAGCCAGAAGTGGGTGATTATCTTTACATTCTCTCTGCAGGAGCTTACACCACCGTATACGCTGCGGAGTTTAACGGCTTTCCTGAGCCTGAGGTTCTGTGTCTTTGA
- the rimM gene encoding ribosome maturation factor RimM (Essential for efficient processing of 16S rRNA), translated as MQREEPINEKNQYVVIGKVLDTYGLRGELKVQTYLDKKHWSKIKRVFLKRKGGEYVPFVVEYSKPHGKDYLILRFEGFKRLEEVEPFSGAKIFLPKGELPKRKRGEYYYFELEGLEVFTESGRHMGRVSGVVEQKPYDLLEIDEGRLYIPFVSALVKDIKLEEGKLIVSDILAEL; from the coding sequence ATGCAGAGAGAAGAACCCATCAATGAGAAAAATCAATATGTAGTAATAGGTAAGGTGCTTGACACATACGGGCTTAGAGGCGAGCTAAAGGTGCAGACATATTTAGACAAGAAGCATTGGTCAAAGATAAAAAGGGTTTTTCTAAAGCGTAAGGGTGGGGAGTATGTGCCTTTTGTTGTGGAATACTCAAAACCACATGGAAAGGACTATTTAATATTGAGGTTTGAGGGTTTTAAAAGGCTTGAAGAAGTAGAGCCCTTTAGTGGAGCGAAGATTTTTCTGCCTAAGGGTGAGCTTCCAAAGAGGAAAAGGGGAGAATACTACTACTTTGAGCTTGAGGGCTTGGAGGTTTTTACGGAAAGTGGAAGGCATATGGGAAGGGTTTCAGGGGTTGTGGAACAAAAGCCCTATGACCTTTTGGAGATAGACGAAGGGAGGCTCTACATACCCTTTGTGTCCGCACTGGTCAAGGATATAAAGTTGGAGGAAGGAAAGCTAATAGTGAGCGATATCTTGGCAGAACTCTAA
- a CDS encoding copper chaperone PCu(A)C, which translates to MRKVLFGSLFLVGLSLAQPKIEVKDAWVREVPPTSKMSAAYMVIENKGKEADKLVDASNNVSEITELHETVEGKMRRVKAIEIPAGGKVELKPGGLHVMLINLKKPLKEGDTVELTLKFEKSGEVKVQAPVRKGMGGHMHKHGH; encoded by the coding sequence ATGAGAAAAGTTCTTTTTGGAAGCCTTTTCTTGGTAGGACTTAGCCTTGCCCAACCCAAGATTGAAGTAAAGGACGCATGGGTGCGAGAAGTTCCTCCTACCTCTAAGATGTCCGCTGCCTACATGGTTATAGAGAACAAGGGGAAAGAAGCGGACAAGCTCGTGGATGCGTCTAACAATGTTTCTGAGATAACAGAACTTCATGAAACCGTGGAAGGCAAGATGAGAAGGGTGAAAGCTATAGAGATTCCCGCAGGTGGGAAAGTAGAACTAAAGCCCGGTGGTCTTCACGTAATGCTTATAAACCTCAAGAAGCCTCTCAAAGAAGGCGATACAGTTGAGCTTACCCTCAAGTTTGAAAAGTCTGGAGAGGTCAAAGTCCAAGCGCCTGTAAGAAAGGGCATGGGTGGGCACATGCATAAACATGGACATTGA
- a CDS encoding ATP-dependent DNA helicase: protein MALEVYEFLLKKGLERRRAQEKFFNIVLSAIEEGNNCVKIIQAPTGTGKTYGYLIPLMEKGQKAIVSTGTKLLQEQLRRDIENLRSYYSYIYGEDISYVILKGKSNYLCLDRFYDLSLERRPAEIESLLESGWDGDFEFVSLEPELRDTLCVDDDYCTFHYRQTCKYRHDCFYWGRLKRLERQADIIVVNHALLTLKDFENPEERVLVLDEAHELDKCITSSLTWGVSLYTLRVDIMGKILDFLKDARLELEDSFIKHFEGLFKEQKEELALESLKPYAEDFETHILRPLLYFHKTIRENLISQLTDFITRKMFVSMTLKEYMLKSNILDWESYLELKANYEAPSEEEEKWIKKIRNYELLTRRLNRVRDFYKIMKEDPPGMGYLVGRRFSRRLQTFNYWLEAFPVFPAGHVDWAGYKAIIITSATVDPEDLRQTLGIKGEYYDLEHSFPYEKVNFLVYSADPRKREEWERCLKNAYKYLRSLYDKLLVLLTNKEHVRLFEKERDIAFQGDEPLSGLLEKLRSGRIKALVGLDSLWFGVDVKGEKGILMAKLPFESPDEPITFHRIRFLKSMGLDPFEYQKRKALIKFRQGIGRLMRSKEDGGTIVLCDKRIYKFREFLEAVEELGIRVKNIRT, encoded by the coding sequence ATGGCTCTTGAAGTGTATGAATTTCTTCTTAAGAAGGGTCTTGAGAGAAGAAGGGCTCAAGAGAAGTTTTTCAATATAGTCCTGTCCGCCATAGAAGAAGGGAATAACTGTGTAAAGATAATACAAGCACCTACAGGGACCGGAAAAACTTATGGCTACCTTATACCTCTCATGGAAAAAGGACAGAAGGCAATAGTTTCCACCGGGACAAAGCTACTTCAGGAACAACTAAGGAGAGATATTGAAAATCTTAGGTCTTATTACTCGTATATATATGGAGAGGATATTAGCTACGTTATTTTGAAGGGCAAAAGCAACTATCTGTGCTTGGATAGGTTCTATGACCTATCATTGGAAAGAAGACCTGCGGAGATTGAATCTCTGTTGGAGAGCGGTTGGGATGGTGATTTTGAGTTTGTAAGTCTTGAGCCAGAGCTTAGGGATACGCTCTGCGTGGATGATGACTATTGCACCTTTCATTACAGACAAACCTGCAAGTATAGGCATGATTGCTTCTACTGGGGAAGGCTAAAAAGGCTTGAAAGGCAGGCGGACATAATTGTGGTAAACCACGCCCTTCTGACCTTAAAGGATTTTGAAAACCCAGAGGAAAGGGTGCTTGTCCTTGATGAAGCCCATGAGCTTGACAAGTGTATAACCAGCAGTCTCACATGGGGGGTGTCTCTTTATACCCTTAGAGTTGATATAATGGGAAAGATTCTTGACTTTCTCAAAGACGCAAGGCTTGAATTAGAGGACTCTTTCATAAAACACTTTGAAGGACTTTTCAAAGAGCAAAAGGAAGAGCTTGCCCTTGAAAGTCTAAAGCCCTATGCGGAAGATTTTGAAACCCATATCCTTAGACCACTTCTCTATTTTCACAAAACCATAAGAGAAAACCTCATATCACAGCTAACAGATTTCATTACAAGGAAAATGTTTGTAAGCATGACCTTAAAAGAGTATATGCTTAAAAGCAATATTCTTGATTGGGAAAGCTATTTGGAATTAAAGGCAAACTATGAGGCACCCAGTGAGGAAGAGGAAAAATGGATAAAGAAAATAAGAAACTACGAGCTTTTAACAAGGAGACTAAACAGGGTCAGAGATTTCTACAAAATTATGAAGGAAGACCCACCTGGAATGGGGTATCTCGTGGGTAGACGCTTCAGCAGAAGGCTTCAGACTTTTAACTATTGGCTTGAGGCTTTCCCCGTTTTTCCTGCAGGTCATGTGGACTGGGCAGGTTACAAGGCTATCATAATTACCTCAGCGACCGTTGACCCAGAAGACCTAAGGCAAACTTTAGGAATAAAGGGTGAATACTACGACCTTGAGCATTCCTTTCCTTACGAGAAGGTTAACTTCCTTGTATACTCCGCAGACCCAAGAAAAAGAGAAGAGTGGGAGCGGTGCCTAAAGAATGCCTATAAATATCTGAGAAGCCTATACGATAAACTTCTGGTGCTTTTAACTAACAAGGAACATGTAAGGCTTTTTGAAAAGGAAAGGGATATAGCCTTTCAGGGAGATGAGCCTTTGTCTGGACTTCTTGAAAAGCTAAGGTCTGGAAGGATAAAGGCTCTTGTGGGGCTCGATAGCCTCTGGTTTGGCGTTGATGTAAAAGGAGAGAAGGGTATACTTATGGCAAAGCTACCCTTTGAAAGCCCAGACGAGCCTATTACCTTTCACAGAATAAGGTTTCTAAAGTCTATGGGACTTGACCCTTTTGAGTATCAAAAAAGAAAGGCTCTCATAAAGTTTAGACAGGGAATAGGTAGGCTAATGAGAAGTAAAGAGGATGGTGGAACTATAGTTTTATGCGATAAGAGAATATACAAGTTTAGAGAATTTTTGGAGGCTGTGGAGGAGCTTGGTATAAGGGTTAAAAATATAAGAACATAA